In Drosophila santomea strain STO CAGO 1482 chromosome 3L, Prin_Dsan_1.1, whole genome shotgun sequence, a single window of DNA contains:
- the LOC120448431 gene encoding unconventional myosin IC isoform X1: protein MYIEIQSLIFAIMDNEDYIDFTSQLKMETGLHERDRAGVQDFVLLENYQSDDAFIENLKKRFQENLIYTYIGQVLISVNPYKQLPIYTDDHVKAYRNKHFYEMPPHIFAVTDNAFRSLIEENRGQCVLISGESGSGKTEASKKVLQFIAACSGNQTTVEGVKDKLLKSNPVLEAFGNAKTNRNDNSSRFGKYMDIQFDFKGAPVGGNILNYLLEKSRVVAQMGGERNFHIFYQLLAGADEALLQELRLVRALDTYSYLTDGTNGTVTSIDDADSFKQVQQALTVIDFSKEEQREIFGIVASILHLGNIGFSEVEGNAKVNSRDLVVTAARLLGVNASELEAALTHRTIDARGDVVTSPLNQELAIYARDALAKAVYDRLFSWLVQRLNISLQAKETRASRNNVMGILDIYGFEIFQKNSFEQFCINFCNEKLQQLFIELTLKSEQDEYRREGIEWIPVEYFDNKVICNLIEEKHKGIISILDEECLRPGEPTDKTFLEKLTQKLAQHHHYVCHEKAPAHIKKIMLRDEFRLVHYAGEVTYSVNGFLDKNNDLLFRDLKETLSKAGNGIVRSCFPEKELRSLKRPETAITQFRASLNNLMDILMCKEPSYIRCIKPNDLQTANVFNDELVLHQVKYLGLMENLRVRRAGFAYRRTYELFLERYKSLSKSTWPNYKGPGGPKAGVQQLVKDLGWDEEKYRVGETKLFIRWPRTLFDTEDAYQEKKHQIAAIIQSHWKGLVQRRKYLKLRAQVIILQSYCRRKLAQQAAKKRREAADKIRAFIKGFITRNDAPNGFNEEFIANAKRMWLLRLAKELPTKVLDKSWPHAPGHCEEASGILHRLHRLHLARIYRLKLTPQQKRQFELKVLAEKVFKGKKHNYASSVSSWFQEDRIPKEHIQRVNDFVASTFGSEQLKYQSFCTKFDRHGYKSRDRFILLSNKAVYVLDGKTYKQKHRLPLDKIDFTLTNHNDDLMVIRIPLDLKKDKGDLILIIPRIIEFSTYIIDTVGTASIVSIVDRNSLEHNVVKGKGGVIDIQTGAEPGVVRDKGHLVIIGTQ from the exons ATGTATATTGAAATCCAGTCCTTGATCTTTGCAATAATGGATAATGAGGACTACATAGA ttttaCTTCCCAACTGAAAATGGAGACGGGCCTGCACGAGCGAGATCGTGCTGGAGTGCAGGACTTTGTGCTCCTCGAGAACTACCAAAGCGACGACGCGTTCATCGAGAATCTGAAGAAGCGTTTCCAGGAGAATCTGATTTAT ACCTACATTGGCCAGGTGTTGATCTCCGTGAATCCCTACAAGCAGCTGCCCATCTACACCGACGACCATGTCAAGGCGTATAGGAACAAGCACTTCTACGAGATGCCCCCACACAT TTTCGCGGTGACGGACAACGCCTTCCGTTCGCTGATCGAGGAGAACCGCGGCCAGTGCGTGCTCATCTCCGGCGAGAGTGGTTCCGGCAAGACGGAGGCCTCCAAGAAGGTGCTGCAGTTCATAGCCGCGTGCTCCGGCAACCAGACGACCGTCGAGGGCGTCAAGGACAAGCTGCTGAAGAGCAATCCCGTACTGGAGGCCTTTGGCAATGCCAAGACGAACCGCAATGACAACTCCTCGCGCTTCGGCAAGTACATGGACATCCAGTTCGATTTCAAAGGAGCTCCGGTCGGAGGCAACATCCTCAACTACCTGCTGGAAAAGTCGCGAGTGGTGGCCCAAATGGGCGGCGAGCGCAACTTCCACATCTTCTACCAGCTCCTGGCCGGTGCCGACGAGGCCCTTCTGCAGGAACTTCGTCTGGTGCGGGCTCTGGACACATATAGCTACCTCACGGACGGG ACCAATGGCACCGTGACGAGCATTGACGATGCGGACAGCTTCAAGCAGGTCCAGCAGGCGCTCACTGTAATCGACTTCAGCAAGGAGGAGCAGCGCGAGATCTTCGGGATCGTGGCCAGCATTCTGCATCTGGGAAACATTGGTTTCAGCGAGGTGGAGGGCAATGCCAAGGTGAACAGCAGGGATCTGGTGGTCACCGCAGCTCGTTTGCTGGGCGTCAATGCCAGCGAACTGGAGGCCGCCCTAACGCACCGCACCATTGACGCGCGTGGGGATGTGGTGACCTCACCACTGAACCAGGAGCTCGCCATCTACGCCAGGGACGCCTTGGCCAAGGCTGTCTACGATCGTCTGTTCTCGTGGCTGGTGCAACGCCTCAACATCTCGTTGCAGGCGAAGGAAACGCGGGCATCCAGGAACAATGTGATGGGCATTCTGGACATCTATGGCTTCGAGATCTTCCAGAAGAACAGCTTTGAGCAGTTCTGCATCAACTTCTGCAACgagaagctgcagcagctgttcATCGAGCTAACGCTGAAGTCGGAGCAGGATGAATACCGCAGGGAAGGCATCGAGTGGATACCTGTGGAGTACTTCGACAACAAGGTGATTTGCAACCTGATCGAGGAGAAGCACAAGGGCATCATCTCCATTCTGGACGAGGAGTGCCTGCGACCAGGAGAGCCCACCGATAAGACTTTCCTTGAGAAGCTCACCCAGAAGCTGGCCCAGCACCATCACTATGTTTGCCACGAGAAGGCGCCCGCCCACATCAAGAAGATCATGCTGCGCGATGAGTTCCGCTTGGTCCACTATGCCGGCGAGGTCACCTACAGTGTCAATGGGTTCCTGGACAAGAACAACGACCTGTTGTTCAGGGATCTGAAGGAGACCCTCAGCAAGGCTGGCAACGGCATTGTGAGGAGCTGCTTCCCGGAGAAGGAGCTCCGCAGCCTGAAGCGTCCCGAGACGGCTATCACCCAGTTCCGCGCTTCGCTTAACAACCTCATGGACATCCTGATGTGCAAGGAGCCGAGCTACATCCGCTGCATCAAGCCAAACGACCTGCAGACTGCCAACGTCTTCAACGATGAGTTGGTGCTGCACCAGGTCAAGTACCTTGGGCTGATGGAGAACCTGCGTGTGAGGCGAGCTGGTTTCGCCTACCGACGCACGTACGAGCTCTTCCTGGAACGCTACAAGTCCCTGAGCAAGTCCACCTGGCCCAACTACAAGGGACCTGGTGGCCCGAAGGCGGGAGTCCAGCAGCTGGTGAAAGATTTGGGCTGGGACGAGGAGAAGTACAGGGTGGGCGAGACGAAGCTCTTCATCCGCTGGCCGAGGACGCTGTTCGATACGGAGGATGCCTACCAGGAGAAGAAACATCAGATAGCGGCCATCATCCAGTCCCACTGGAAGGGATTGGTGCAGAGGAGGAAGTACCTGAAACTGCGCGCTCAGGTGATCATCCTGCAGAGCTATTGTCGCCGAAAGTTGGCCCAGCAGGCGGCCAAGAAGCGCAGGGAGGCCGCCGACAAGATTCGCGCCTTTATCAAGGGCTTTATCACCAGGAACGATGCCCCCAATGGCTTCAACGAAGAGTTTATTGCCAACGCCAAGCGTATGTGGCTGCTGCGACTGGCCAAGGAGCTGCCCACCAAGGTGCTGGATAAGAGCTGGCCCCATGCCCCCGGGCACTGCGAGGAGGCCTCCGGCATCCTTCACCGCCTGCACCGCCTCCACTTGGCCCGCATCTACCGCCTGAAACTGACGCCGCAGCAGAAGAGGCAGTTTGAGCTTAAGGTCCTGGCGGAGAAGGTCTTTAAGGGCAAGAAGCACAACTACGCGAGCAGTGTGTCCTCCTGGTTCCAGGAGGACCGCATCCCCAAGGAGCACATCCAGCGAGTCAACGACTTCGTGGCCAGCACCTTCGGTAGTGAGCAGCTTAAGTACCAGTCCTTCTGCACCAAGTTCGACCGACACGGCTACAAGTCCCGCGACCGCTTCATCCTGCTGAGCAACAAGGCTGTCTATGTCCTGGACGGCAAGACCTACAAGCAGAAGCACCGCCTGCCCCTGGACAAGATCGACTTCACGCTGACGAACCACAACGACGACCTGATGGTCATCCGGATACCGCTCGACCTGAAAAAGGACAAGGGCGATCTGATTCTGATCATTCCGCGCATCATTGAGTTCAGCACGTATATCATTGACACCGTGGGAACTGCCTCCATCGTCTCCATTGTGGACAGAAATTC GTTGGAGCACAACGTGGTCAAGGGCAAGGGCGGCGTCATCGACATCCAAACCGGCGCTGAGCCTGGAGTGGTTCGTGATAAGGGCCATCTAGTTATC ATTGGAACGCAATAA
- the LOC120448431 gene encoding unconventional myosin IC isoform X3 — METGLHERDRAGVQDFVLLENYQSDDAFIENLKKRFQENLIYTYIGQVLISVNPYKQLPIYTDDHVKAYRNKHFYEMPPHIFAVTDNAFRSLIEENRGQCVLISGESGSGKTEASKKVLQFIAACSGNQTTVEGVKDKLLKSNPVLEAFGNAKTNRNDNSSRFGKYMDIQFDFKGAPVGGNILNYLLEKSRVVAQMGGERNFHIFYQLLAGADEALLQELRLVRALDTYSYLTDGTNGTVTSIDDADSFKQVQQALTVIDFSKEEQREIFGIVASILHLGNIGFSEVEGNAKVNSRDLVVTAARLLGVNASELEAALTHRTIDARGDVVTSPLNQELAIYARDALAKAVYDRLFSWLVQRLNISLQAKETRASRNNVMGILDIYGFEIFQKNSFEQFCINFCNEKLQQLFIELTLKSEQDEYRREGIEWIPVEYFDNKVICNLIEEKHKGIISILDEECLRPGEPTDKTFLEKLTQKLAQHHHYVCHEKAPAHIKKIMLRDEFRLVHYAGEVTYSVNGFLDKNNDLLFRDLKETLSKAGNGIVRSCFPEKELRSLKRPETAITQFRASLNNLMDILMCKEPSYIRCIKPNDLQTANVFNDELVLHQVKYLGLMENLRVRRAGFAYRRTYELFLERYKSLSKSTWPNYKGPGGPKAGVQQLVKDLGWDEEKYRVGETKLFIRWPRTLFDTEDAYQEKKHQIAAIIQSHWKGLVQRRKYLKLRAQVIILQSYCRRKLAQQAAKKRREAADKIRAFIKGFITRNDAPNGFNEEFIANAKRMWLLRLAKELPTKVLDKSWPHAPGHCEEASGILHRLHRLHLARIYRLKLTPQQKRQFELKVLAEKVFKGKKHNYASSVSSWFQEDRIPKEHIQRVNDFVASTFGSEQLKYQSFCTKFDRHGYKSRDRFILLSNKAVYVLDGKTYKQKHRLPLDKIDFTLTNHNDDLMVIRIPLDLKKDKGDLILIIPRIIEFSTYIIDTVGTASIVSIVDRNSLEHNVVKGKGGVIDIQTGAEPGVVRDKGHLVIIGTQ; from the exons ATGGAGACGGGCCTGCACGAGCGAGATCGTGCTGGAGTGCAGGACTTTGTGCTCCTCGAGAACTACCAAAGCGACGACGCGTTCATCGAGAATCTGAAGAAGCGTTTCCAGGAGAATCTGATTTAT ACCTACATTGGCCAGGTGTTGATCTCCGTGAATCCCTACAAGCAGCTGCCCATCTACACCGACGACCATGTCAAGGCGTATAGGAACAAGCACTTCTACGAGATGCCCCCACACAT TTTCGCGGTGACGGACAACGCCTTCCGTTCGCTGATCGAGGAGAACCGCGGCCAGTGCGTGCTCATCTCCGGCGAGAGTGGTTCCGGCAAGACGGAGGCCTCCAAGAAGGTGCTGCAGTTCATAGCCGCGTGCTCCGGCAACCAGACGACCGTCGAGGGCGTCAAGGACAAGCTGCTGAAGAGCAATCCCGTACTGGAGGCCTTTGGCAATGCCAAGACGAACCGCAATGACAACTCCTCGCGCTTCGGCAAGTACATGGACATCCAGTTCGATTTCAAAGGAGCTCCGGTCGGAGGCAACATCCTCAACTACCTGCTGGAAAAGTCGCGAGTGGTGGCCCAAATGGGCGGCGAGCGCAACTTCCACATCTTCTACCAGCTCCTGGCCGGTGCCGACGAGGCCCTTCTGCAGGAACTTCGTCTGGTGCGGGCTCTGGACACATATAGCTACCTCACGGACGGG ACCAATGGCACCGTGACGAGCATTGACGATGCGGACAGCTTCAAGCAGGTCCAGCAGGCGCTCACTGTAATCGACTTCAGCAAGGAGGAGCAGCGCGAGATCTTCGGGATCGTGGCCAGCATTCTGCATCTGGGAAACATTGGTTTCAGCGAGGTGGAGGGCAATGCCAAGGTGAACAGCAGGGATCTGGTGGTCACCGCAGCTCGTTTGCTGGGCGTCAATGCCAGCGAACTGGAGGCCGCCCTAACGCACCGCACCATTGACGCGCGTGGGGATGTGGTGACCTCACCACTGAACCAGGAGCTCGCCATCTACGCCAGGGACGCCTTGGCCAAGGCTGTCTACGATCGTCTGTTCTCGTGGCTGGTGCAACGCCTCAACATCTCGTTGCAGGCGAAGGAAACGCGGGCATCCAGGAACAATGTGATGGGCATTCTGGACATCTATGGCTTCGAGATCTTCCAGAAGAACAGCTTTGAGCAGTTCTGCATCAACTTCTGCAACgagaagctgcagcagctgttcATCGAGCTAACGCTGAAGTCGGAGCAGGATGAATACCGCAGGGAAGGCATCGAGTGGATACCTGTGGAGTACTTCGACAACAAGGTGATTTGCAACCTGATCGAGGAGAAGCACAAGGGCATCATCTCCATTCTGGACGAGGAGTGCCTGCGACCAGGAGAGCCCACCGATAAGACTTTCCTTGAGAAGCTCACCCAGAAGCTGGCCCAGCACCATCACTATGTTTGCCACGAGAAGGCGCCCGCCCACATCAAGAAGATCATGCTGCGCGATGAGTTCCGCTTGGTCCACTATGCCGGCGAGGTCACCTACAGTGTCAATGGGTTCCTGGACAAGAACAACGACCTGTTGTTCAGGGATCTGAAGGAGACCCTCAGCAAGGCTGGCAACGGCATTGTGAGGAGCTGCTTCCCGGAGAAGGAGCTCCGCAGCCTGAAGCGTCCCGAGACGGCTATCACCCAGTTCCGCGCTTCGCTTAACAACCTCATGGACATCCTGATGTGCAAGGAGCCGAGCTACATCCGCTGCATCAAGCCAAACGACCTGCAGACTGCCAACGTCTTCAACGATGAGTTGGTGCTGCACCAGGTCAAGTACCTTGGGCTGATGGAGAACCTGCGTGTGAGGCGAGCTGGTTTCGCCTACCGACGCACGTACGAGCTCTTCCTGGAACGCTACAAGTCCCTGAGCAAGTCCACCTGGCCCAACTACAAGGGACCTGGTGGCCCGAAGGCGGGAGTCCAGCAGCTGGTGAAAGATTTGGGCTGGGACGAGGAGAAGTACAGGGTGGGCGAGACGAAGCTCTTCATCCGCTGGCCGAGGACGCTGTTCGATACGGAGGATGCCTACCAGGAGAAGAAACATCAGATAGCGGCCATCATCCAGTCCCACTGGAAGGGATTGGTGCAGAGGAGGAAGTACCTGAAACTGCGCGCTCAGGTGATCATCCTGCAGAGCTATTGTCGCCGAAAGTTGGCCCAGCAGGCGGCCAAGAAGCGCAGGGAGGCCGCCGACAAGATTCGCGCCTTTATCAAGGGCTTTATCACCAGGAACGATGCCCCCAATGGCTTCAACGAAGAGTTTATTGCCAACGCCAAGCGTATGTGGCTGCTGCGACTGGCCAAGGAGCTGCCCACCAAGGTGCTGGATAAGAGCTGGCCCCATGCCCCCGGGCACTGCGAGGAGGCCTCCGGCATCCTTCACCGCCTGCACCGCCTCCACTTGGCCCGCATCTACCGCCTGAAACTGACGCCGCAGCAGAAGAGGCAGTTTGAGCTTAAGGTCCTGGCGGAGAAGGTCTTTAAGGGCAAGAAGCACAACTACGCGAGCAGTGTGTCCTCCTGGTTCCAGGAGGACCGCATCCCCAAGGAGCACATCCAGCGAGTCAACGACTTCGTGGCCAGCACCTTCGGTAGTGAGCAGCTTAAGTACCAGTCCTTCTGCACCAAGTTCGACCGACACGGCTACAAGTCCCGCGACCGCTTCATCCTGCTGAGCAACAAGGCTGTCTATGTCCTGGACGGCAAGACCTACAAGCAGAAGCACCGCCTGCCCCTGGACAAGATCGACTTCACGCTGACGAACCACAACGACGACCTGATGGTCATCCGGATACCGCTCGACCTGAAAAAGGACAAGGGCGATCTGATTCTGATCATTCCGCGCATCATTGAGTTCAGCACGTATATCATTGACACCGTGGGAACTGCCTCCATCGTCTCCATTGTGGACAGAAATTC GTTGGAGCACAACGTGGTCAAGGGCAAGGGCGGCGTCATCGACATCCAAACCGGCGCTGAGCCTGGAGTGGTTCGTGATAAGGGCCATCTAGTTATC ATTGGAACGCAATAA
- the LOC120449596 gene encoding acyl carrier protein, mitochondrial isoform X2: MSFTQIARSCSRLAATLAPRRVASGILVQSQASRMMHRIAVPSMTSQLSQKFAVRSYSAKSTVEDIKFRVLKVVSAYDKVTAEKLNVESHFINDLGLDSLDHVEVIMAMEDEFGFEIPDSDAEKLLKPADIIKYVADKEDVYE, from the exons ATGTCGTTCACACAGATCGCGCGCAGCTGCAGTCGACTGGCGGCTACTTTGGCCCCACGGCGGGTCGCCTCCGGCATTCTCGTCCAGTCACAGGCCTCCAGGATGATGCACAGGATCGCCGTGCCATCGATGACCAGCCAGTTGAGCCAA AAGTTCGCTGTGCGCAGCTACTCGGCCAAGAGCACCGTCGAGGACATCAAGTTCCGCGTGCTGAAGGTTGTCTCCGCCTACGACAAAGTCACAGCCGAGAAG CTCAACGTTGAGTCGCACTTCATCAACGACTTGGGACTGGATTCCTTGGACCACGTGGAGGTCATCATGGCCATGGAGGACGAGTTCGGATTCGAGATCCCCGACTCTGATGCCGAGAAGCTGCTTAAACCTGCCGACATTATTAAGTACGTCGCCGACAAGGAGGATGTGTACGagtaa
- the LOC120448431 gene encoding unconventional myosin IC isoform X2, with the protein MASFTSQLKMETGLHERDRAGVQDFVLLENYQSDDAFIENLKKRFQENLIYTYIGQVLISVNPYKQLPIYTDDHVKAYRNKHFYEMPPHIFAVTDNAFRSLIEENRGQCVLISGESGSGKTEASKKVLQFIAACSGNQTTVEGVKDKLLKSNPVLEAFGNAKTNRNDNSSRFGKYMDIQFDFKGAPVGGNILNYLLEKSRVVAQMGGERNFHIFYQLLAGADEALLQELRLVRALDTYSYLTDGTNGTVTSIDDADSFKQVQQALTVIDFSKEEQREIFGIVASILHLGNIGFSEVEGNAKVNSRDLVVTAARLLGVNASELEAALTHRTIDARGDVVTSPLNQELAIYARDALAKAVYDRLFSWLVQRLNISLQAKETRASRNNVMGILDIYGFEIFQKNSFEQFCINFCNEKLQQLFIELTLKSEQDEYRREGIEWIPVEYFDNKVICNLIEEKHKGIISILDEECLRPGEPTDKTFLEKLTQKLAQHHHYVCHEKAPAHIKKIMLRDEFRLVHYAGEVTYSVNGFLDKNNDLLFRDLKETLSKAGNGIVRSCFPEKELRSLKRPETAITQFRASLNNLMDILMCKEPSYIRCIKPNDLQTANVFNDELVLHQVKYLGLMENLRVRRAGFAYRRTYELFLERYKSLSKSTWPNYKGPGGPKAGVQQLVKDLGWDEEKYRVGETKLFIRWPRTLFDTEDAYQEKKHQIAAIIQSHWKGLVQRRKYLKLRAQVIILQSYCRRKLAQQAAKKRREAADKIRAFIKGFITRNDAPNGFNEEFIANAKRMWLLRLAKELPTKVLDKSWPHAPGHCEEASGILHRLHRLHLARIYRLKLTPQQKRQFELKVLAEKVFKGKKHNYASSVSSWFQEDRIPKEHIQRVNDFVASTFGSEQLKYQSFCTKFDRHGYKSRDRFILLSNKAVYVLDGKTYKQKHRLPLDKIDFTLTNHNDDLMVIRIPLDLKKDKGDLILIIPRIIEFSTYIIDTVGTASIVSIVDRNSLEHNVVKGKGGVIDIQTGAEPGVVRDKGHLVIIGTQ; encoded by the exons ATGGCCAG ttttaCTTCCCAACTGAAAATGGAGACGGGCCTGCACGAGCGAGATCGTGCTGGAGTGCAGGACTTTGTGCTCCTCGAGAACTACCAAAGCGACGACGCGTTCATCGAGAATCTGAAGAAGCGTTTCCAGGAGAATCTGATTTAT ACCTACATTGGCCAGGTGTTGATCTCCGTGAATCCCTACAAGCAGCTGCCCATCTACACCGACGACCATGTCAAGGCGTATAGGAACAAGCACTTCTACGAGATGCCCCCACACAT TTTCGCGGTGACGGACAACGCCTTCCGTTCGCTGATCGAGGAGAACCGCGGCCAGTGCGTGCTCATCTCCGGCGAGAGTGGTTCCGGCAAGACGGAGGCCTCCAAGAAGGTGCTGCAGTTCATAGCCGCGTGCTCCGGCAACCAGACGACCGTCGAGGGCGTCAAGGACAAGCTGCTGAAGAGCAATCCCGTACTGGAGGCCTTTGGCAATGCCAAGACGAACCGCAATGACAACTCCTCGCGCTTCGGCAAGTACATGGACATCCAGTTCGATTTCAAAGGAGCTCCGGTCGGAGGCAACATCCTCAACTACCTGCTGGAAAAGTCGCGAGTGGTGGCCCAAATGGGCGGCGAGCGCAACTTCCACATCTTCTACCAGCTCCTGGCCGGTGCCGACGAGGCCCTTCTGCAGGAACTTCGTCTGGTGCGGGCTCTGGACACATATAGCTACCTCACGGACGGG ACCAATGGCACCGTGACGAGCATTGACGATGCGGACAGCTTCAAGCAGGTCCAGCAGGCGCTCACTGTAATCGACTTCAGCAAGGAGGAGCAGCGCGAGATCTTCGGGATCGTGGCCAGCATTCTGCATCTGGGAAACATTGGTTTCAGCGAGGTGGAGGGCAATGCCAAGGTGAACAGCAGGGATCTGGTGGTCACCGCAGCTCGTTTGCTGGGCGTCAATGCCAGCGAACTGGAGGCCGCCCTAACGCACCGCACCATTGACGCGCGTGGGGATGTGGTGACCTCACCACTGAACCAGGAGCTCGCCATCTACGCCAGGGACGCCTTGGCCAAGGCTGTCTACGATCGTCTGTTCTCGTGGCTGGTGCAACGCCTCAACATCTCGTTGCAGGCGAAGGAAACGCGGGCATCCAGGAACAATGTGATGGGCATTCTGGACATCTATGGCTTCGAGATCTTCCAGAAGAACAGCTTTGAGCAGTTCTGCATCAACTTCTGCAACgagaagctgcagcagctgttcATCGAGCTAACGCTGAAGTCGGAGCAGGATGAATACCGCAGGGAAGGCATCGAGTGGATACCTGTGGAGTACTTCGACAACAAGGTGATTTGCAACCTGATCGAGGAGAAGCACAAGGGCATCATCTCCATTCTGGACGAGGAGTGCCTGCGACCAGGAGAGCCCACCGATAAGACTTTCCTTGAGAAGCTCACCCAGAAGCTGGCCCAGCACCATCACTATGTTTGCCACGAGAAGGCGCCCGCCCACATCAAGAAGATCATGCTGCGCGATGAGTTCCGCTTGGTCCACTATGCCGGCGAGGTCACCTACAGTGTCAATGGGTTCCTGGACAAGAACAACGACCTGTTGTTCAGGGATCTGAAGGAGACCCTCAGCAAGGCTGGCAACGGCATTGTGAGGAGCTGCTTCCCGGAGAAGGAGCTCCGCAGCCTGAAGCGTCCCGAGACGGCTATCACCCAGTTCCGCGCTTCGCTTAACAACCTCATGGACATCCTGATGTGCAAGGAGCCGAGCTACATCCGCTGCATCAAGCCAAACGACCTGCAGACTGCCAACGTCTTCAACGATGAGTTGGTGCTGCACCAGGTCAAGTACCTTGGGCTGATGGAGAACCTGCGTGTGAGGCGAGCTGGTTTCGCCTACCGACGCACGTACGAGCTCTTCCTGGAACGCTACAAGTCCCTGAGCAAGTCCACCTGGCCCAACTACAAGGGACCTGGTGGCCCGAAGGCGGGAGTCCAGCAGCTGGTGAAAGATTTGGGCTGGGACGAGGAGAAGTACAGGGTGGGCGAGACGAAGCTCTTCATCCGCTGGCCGAGGACGCTGTTCGATACGGAGGATGCCTACCAGGAGAAGAAACATCAGATAGCGGCCATCATCCAGTCCCACTGGAAGGGATTGGTGCAGAGGAGGAAGTACCTGAAACTGCGCGCTCAGGTGATCATCCTGCAGAGCTATTGTCGCCGAAAGTTGGCCCAGCAGGCGGCCAAGAAGCGCAGGGAGGCCGCCGACAAGATTCGCGCCTTTATCAAGGGCTTTATCACCAGGAACGATGCCCCCAATGGCTTCAACGAAGAGTTTATTGCCAACGCCAAGCGTATGTGGCTGCTGCGACTGGCCAAGGAGCTGCCCACCAAGGTGCTGGATAAGAGCTGGCCCCATGCCCCCGGGCACTGCGAGGAGGCCTCCGGCATCCTTCACCGCCTGCACCGCCTCCACTTGGCCCGCATCTACCGCCTGAAACTGACGCCGCAGCAGAAGAGGCAGTTTGAGCTTAAGGTCCTGGCGGAGAAGGTCTTTAAGGGCAAGAAGCACAACTACGCGAGCAGTGTGTCCTCCTGGTTCCAGGAGGACCGCATCCCCAAGGAGCACATCCAGCGAGTCAACGACTTCGTGGCCAGCACCTTCGGTAGTGAGCAGCTTAAGTACCAGTCCTTCTGCACCAAGTTCGACCGACACGGCTACAAGTCCCGCGACCGCTTCATCCTGCTGAGCAACAAGGCTGTCTATGTCCTGGACGGCAAGACCTACAAGCAGAAGCACCGCCTGCCCCTGGACAAGATCGACTTCACGCTGACGAACCACAACGACGACCTGATGGTCATCCGGATACCGCTCGACCTGAAAAAGGACAAGGGCGATCTGATTCTGATCATTCCGCGCATCATTGAGTTCAGCACGTATATCATTGACACCGTGGGAACTGCCTCCATCGTCTCCATTGTGGACAGAAATTC GTTGGAGCACAACGTGGTCAAGGGCAAGGGCGGCGTCATCGACATCCAAACCGGCGCTGAGCCTGGAGTGGTTCGTGATAAGGGCCATCTAGTTATC ATTGGAACGCAATAA
- the LOC120449596 gene encoding acyl carrier protein, mitochondrial isoform X3: protein MSFTQIARSCSRLAATLAPRRVASGILVQSQASRMMHRIAVPSMTSQLSQKFAVRSYSAKSTVEDIKFRVLKVVSAYDKECRGRWQTQLVRRYSAKPPLSLKLINERVLLVLKLYDKIDPSKLNVESHFINDLGLDSLDHVEVIMAMEDEFGFEIPDSDAEKLLKPADIIKYVADKEDVYE from the exons ATGTCGTTCACACAGATCGCGCGCAGCTGCAGTCGACTGGCGGCTACTTTGGCCCCACGGCGGGTCGCCTCCGGCATTCTCGTCCAGTCACAGGCCTCCAGGATGATGCACAGGATCGCCGTGCCATCGATGACCAGCCAGTTGAGCCAA AAGTTCGCTGTGCGCAGCTACTCGGCCAAGAGCACCGTCGAGGACATCAAGTTCCGCGTGCTGAAGGTTGTCTCCGCCTACGACAAA GAGTGCCGTGGTCGCTGGCAAACGCAATTGGTGCGCAGATACTCGGCGAAACCGCCGCTCTCGCTGAAGCTGATCAATGAGCGCGTCTTGCTTGTGCTCAAGCTCTACGACAAGATCGATCCCAGCAAG CTCAACGTTGAGTCGCACTTCATCAACGACTTGGGACTGGATTCCTTGGACCACGTGGAGGTCATCATGGCCATGGAGGACGAGTTCGGATTCGAGATCCCCGACTCTGATGCCGAGAAGCTGCTTAAACCTGCCGACATTATTAAGTACGTCGCCGACAAGGAGGATGTGTACGagtaa
- the LOC120449596 gene encoding acyl carrier protein, mitochondrial isoform X1 produces the protein MSFTQIARSCSRLAATLAPRRVASGILVQSQASRMMHRIAVPSMTSQLSQECRGRWQTQLVRRYSAKPPLSLKLINERVLLVLKLYDKIDPSKLNVESHFINDLGLDSLDHVEVIMAMEDEFGFEIPDSDAEKLLKPADIIKYVADKEDVYE, from the exons ATGTCGTTCACACAGATCGCGCGCAGCTGCAGTCGACTGGCGGCTACTTTGGCCCCACGGCGGGTCGCCTCCGGCATTCTCGTCCAGTCACAGGCCTCCAGGATGATGCACAGGATCGCCGTGCCATCGATGACCAGCCAGTTGAGCCAA GAGTGCCGTGGTCGCTGGCAAACGCAATTGGTGCGCAGATACTCGGCGAAACCGCCGCTCTCGCTGAAGCTGATCAATGAGCGCGTCTTGCTTGTGCTCAAGCTCTACGACAAGATCGATCCCAGCAAG CTCAACGTTGAGTCGCACTTCATCAACGACTTGGGACTGGATTCCTTGGACCACGTGGAGGTCATCATGGCCATGGAGGACGAGTTCGGATTCGAGATCCCCGACTCTGATGCCGAGAAGCTGCTTAAACCTGCCGACATTATTAAGTACGTCGCCGACAAGGAGGATGTGTACGagtaa